A DNA window from Setaria viridis chromosome 2, Setaria_viridis_v4.0, whole genome shotgun sequence contains the following coding sequences:
- the LOC117844550 gene encoding 28 kDa ribonucleoprotein, chloroplastic, whose translation MASSVAASLRALASASTSASLTKPTTPTSPFLVLLAPTPPRLLRLRSARRLPLAPLAASDSFESSVGVDYAEPTAADGAESEQEEAFASGEEEEEDAAVEEEEEVGEYVEPPEEAKVYVGNLPYDVDSERLAQLFEQAGVVEVAEVIYNRETDRSRGFGFVTMSTVEEAEKAVEMFHRYDVNGRLLTVNKAAPRGSRVERERSPRQFGPSFRIYVGNLPWQVDDSKLVQLFSEHGKVVDARVVYDRETGRSRGFGFVTMATQEELDDAIAALDGQSLDGRALRVNVAEERPQRGF comes from the exons atggcctcctccgTCGCGGCGTCCCTCCGCGCCCTCGCTTCCGCCagcacctccgcctccctcacgaagcccaccacccccacctcccccttcctcgtcctcctcgccccGACGCCCCCGCGcctgctccgcctccgctccgcccgccgcctaCCGCTCGCCCCACTCGCCGCCTCCGACTCCTTCGAGTCCTCCGTCGGCGTCGACTACGCGGAGCCGACCGCCGCCGACGGGGCCGAgtcggagcaggaggaggcgttcgcgtcgggggaggaggaggaggaggacgctgccgtcgaggaggaggaggaggtcggggaGTACGTCGAGCCGCCAGAGGAGGCCAAGGTCTACGTCGGCAACCTGCCCTACGACGTCGACAGCGAGCGCCTCGCGCAGCTCTTCGAGCAGGCCGGCGTCGTCGAGGTCGCGGAG GTCATTTACAACAGAGAAACAGATCGGAGCCGTGGATTTGGATTTGTCACCATGAGTACTGTTGAGGAGGCTGAGAAGGCAGTGGAGATGTTCCATCGCTAT GATGTCAATGGAAGGCTTCTGACTGTAAATAAAGCAGCTCCTAGAGGCTCTCGTGTGGAAAGAGAAAGATCTCCCAGACAATTTGGGCCTTCTTTCAGGATTTATGTGGGCAACCTGCCATGGCAAGTGGATGACTCTAAATTGGTGCAGTTGTTCAGCGAGCATGGTAAAGTAGTTGACGCCCGAGTTGTCTATGACCGAGAAACTGGGCGTTCCCGGGGATTCGGTTTTGTAACTATGGCAACACAGGAGGAATTGGATGATGCTATTGCTGCCCTTGACGGACAG AGCTTGGATGGCCGTGCCCTGCGAGTGAATGTTGCAGAGGAGCGACCGCAGCGAGGTTTCTAA